One genomic window of Panicum hallii strain FIL2 chromosome 6, PHallii_v3.1, whole genome shotgun sequence includes the following:
- the LOC112897718 gene encoding rust resistance kinase Lr10-like produces MSSVDATTGGNIAISIVSVITGGIVIIVVSVLVYKCCKLRIMRKYGGLPQPAVLPTVEMRTAAAPIVGGGGSTATMASGKISSSYGAVDVVKNRPVRFSSLQLQEFTGNYAEKLGAGGFGVVYSGQIPLPDHGSLQVAVKVLGSNMGRRAEEQFMAEIGTIGRTSHVNLVRLYGFCFDAELKALVYEFMPNGSLDRHLFHDDGDNGNGGQLMFDKLYDVAVGTAKAIRYLHDDCERRIIHYDIKPGNVLLDEDFRPKVADFGLARLCERERTHMTMTGGGRGTPGYAAPELWMAAPATHKCDVYSYGMLLFEILGRRRNYVDGGTQDESVERWYPRWAWQRLERGETEALAARALAGKAGKEGRKKVERMCAVALWCVQYRPEDRPPMSGVVRMLEGDEDVAAPAVSPFAHLDSDQQVAQTFTADTTTTFGSAA; encoded by the exons ATGTCGTCGGTTGATGCAACAACAGGCGGGAACATTGCAATATCCATCG TGTCCGTGATCACCGGCGGGATAGTGATAATCGTGGTATCGGTGCTCGTGTACAAGTGCTGCAAGCTGCGCATCATGCGCAAGTACGGTGGCCTTCCGCAGCCGGCGGTGCTGCCGACGGTGGAGATGAGGACGGCTGCAGCACCAATcgtcggcggcggtggcagcacGGCGACGATGGCTAGCGGCAAGATCAGCAGCAGCTATGGCGCGGTGGACGTCGTCAAGAACAGGCCCGTGAGGTTCAGCTCGCTGCAGCTGCAGGAATTCACCGGCAACTACGCTGAAAagctcggcgccggcggctTCGGCGTCGTGTATAGTGGCCAGATCCCCCTCCCGGATCACGGCAGCCTGCAGGTGGCCGTGAAGGTCCTCGGCAGTAACATGGGGCGGCGCGCCGAGGAACAGTTCATGGCGGAGATCGGCACTATCGGCAGGACGTCGCACGTCAATCTCGTCCGGCTCTACGGCTTCTGCTTCGACGCCGAGCTCAAGGCGCTCGTCTACGAGTTCATGCCCAACGGCTCGCTGGACCGCCACCTCTTCCACGACGACGGCGACAATGGGAACGGTGGCCAGCTCATGTTCGACAAGCTCTACGACGTCGCCGTCGGCACGGCGAAGGCGATCCGGTACCTCCACGACGATTGCGAGCGGCGGATCATCCACTACGACATCAAGCCCGGCAACGTGCTCCTCGACGAGGACTTCCGTCCCAAGGTGGCCGACTTCGGGCTGGCGAGGCTGTGCGAGCGGGAGAGGACGCACATGACGATgaccggcggcgggcggggcacCCCGGGGTACGCGGCGCCGGAGTTGTGgatggcggcgccggcgacgcaCAAGTGCGACGTGTACAGCTACGGCATGCTGCTGTTCGAGATCCTGGGGCGGCGCAGGAACTACGTCGACGGCGGCACGCAGGACGAGAGCGTGGAGCGATGGTACCCGCGGTGGGCGTGGCAGCGGCTGGAGCGCGGGGAGACggaggcgctggcggcgcgggcgctggcCGGCAAGGCCGGCaaggaggggaggaagaaggtggaGCGGATGTGCGCGGTGGCGCTGTGGTGCGTGCAGTACCGGCCGGAGGACAGACCGCCGATGAGCGGCGTGGTGCGGATGCTGGAGGGCGACGAGGACGTCGCCGCGCCGGCCGTGAGCCCCTTCGCGCATCTTGACTCCGATCAGCAGGTGGCGCAAACTTTCACGGCGGACACCACTACCACGTTCGGCTCCGCCGCGTAA